GTCTCGCCTAACAATGGCACACTCCAGTCCGCTCGCGATGGCATCAACTTTGGGGCTGCCTTCGAATTCCACAGCCTCAACTTCCGATGCAACGGAGCCTTCCTGAGTCACTCGCACATGGCCAACGGTGCGTTGCCGATCATCAATCACAGCCAGGACAGAATCCTCCGTAATCCCCTGCAGAAGGCCGCCAGAAATCGTCCAGGGCGTGTCTCGCGAATCCAAACGCGGTCGCGCTGGTTTGGACAAATCAGTGGTCCCCAAGACTTCAATATCCAGGTCAGTCCCTTCGATCAACGGGTGGCTCGACGTCCATCCGTTTTGCTCGTATACCCATTGGATCTTGCGAGCGAGATCAGCATAGCTGAGTTTGCCCGAACTGTTTTCCAACGATTCACACAACGCCCAAGATAACCAGCCATGCTTTTTCGACGTCGCTTTCGGAATCGGAGCTTCGTACGCCAGTTCATGCGAATGAGCCGCGTACAGAGCTACGACTCCCGCGGCTTGCGGTTCAACAATCGTCTCTTTGATATCGGAATCGCCTTCAGAATCGTGTTCGACTGCGGCTGGAACTCCAAGTTCGGTGGGATCGACATCTCGACTGACCGCTGAATCACCTCGAGCGATTGTTCCCGAATGACAGGAATCAGCGACAAAGAATACGAACGCGCCTTTCTTGCGAATCTCAGTCAGCCAACCCCGAATGACATCGTCCGAAATCGCGTTCTCGACGGTCGAACTCTCCTTCTTCCACTTCCCGATATCCTGCGGCAAAAAGATCTCGTCCTTGCCGTCGGTTTCGTCGGGATCGGCAGCGTCATCCGGCTGCTGGCTACCGTGTCCCGCCATCATAATGAATATTTGGTCGTCAGGTTGAGCCTCTTCGATGAGTGTCGTGAACTCTCGTTCGATATTCGAGCGTGTCGGTTGCATGTTCGGGGCTTTGTCCGCCGTCAGAATCTGCTGCGAAACGATTCTGTCGGCAAACTTCCGAGACAGCAGGGCATCAATGAGATGAACATCATTCGGCGGCCCTTTCAGATGCTGCCGCTTATCAAGCGAGGGGTACCGTGAAACGCCAACCAACAAAACACGAAGATTTCCACTCCTGCGGGCCGAGGCCAGTTCTTCGGGTTCATCTCCCACAGCGGTCTCCAGCAGCAAGGTCGATCCGACGAGGCCGATGCACAAGAATGAAGTAATACAGGTTTTCATTTGATCTCTCCGTTTCGTTGGCTGACGATTTCACCGTTTCAGAAAAACAGCCTTACCAGTTGGCAAGTACAACGTAGCGTTCAGCAATGGCTCCCACGTTCTTCACCTTGATCGTGAACGGGCCCTGATATCGCGGCCTCCACACAACCTCACACAAGCTTGACCTATCTGTGTCCTTGTCGATCAGTGCCCCGGAATCGCCATCATACACCCACAGATCGAGATCCCCGTCACCGTCGCCGATGACCACAACACGCGCCAGCCGACCTGCCTCGAAGATCGCATTGGTTATCGTGAATTGATCGCCGCTACCGATGACGCCACGATGAAGAACCTTATGTCTTTCCCCACCATACCTGAAATCGTCGAGGTTCTTTCCCTGACTCAGGATTAAGCCGCGCGACGCTGGACGGGCAATCCACTCCTGCACGAGTTTTTTGTCCGCTTCATTCGCCGCCAGTTCCAAGGCACGGGCTTCCAGAGCTTCGCGAGAAAATTCCGGGAGAGACTTGTCACTGCTTTTCGCATCAGGACCGTCCTCCGTTTCACTCTTCAGATCGGAAGTCTTGCGGTCACTTTCCGTTGTCGAATCCAACAAGTCTGCTGCAGCGAGCAGCAGTAGTGGGGCCTTCTGGGCTTCGGCCTTCATGATCAGTGCCACAGCGACTTCAACGGTGGACGAGCCAGTTTTTCTTTGCTCTGTCACTACGTTGGCCTTGCCTTTGCCTTCGTCCTTATCTTCGGCGAAGGTTAGAGTGGGTGACAGCAGGCTCGCGATGAGAATCGCTGAAAGGTAATTGACGTGTTTTGACATGGTCGTTTTCTCCAGGGTAAAGGATTCGTTCTTGTGAAACGTGTGGTCTTCGAGACATGGTTGTATGAGCAATTGCTCGGGCAATCCAGCACACCGTCTCGTGAGAATGCGGGACCGAAATCACAGTTTTCCAGCCATCTTGTTGTGGCTGGTGCGGGCTTTGCGCGGCAGAGGGGCCCGGGCCGACCATTCAGATGTTTTAAGTAGCGGTGCCCCACACTCGTTTTCAAACAAGAATGCACCGCCAGGACTTGTTTTGAATAAAAATAGAACGGGGACGTGTGTCCCGTTGGCGAGTCCTCCCAACGGGATCATTCCGCACTATCGAAACGAGTGTATGAAACAGAACATGTGGTCCTCCTTTTTCTCAGTGGGAAAATTTCTGATTGGCTCGGGAAACTAATCATCACATGCAGTCCCCAGAAGTGCCAAAGCTATGAGCAAAGCCGTTTTCAAATTCACCGACTACCATTCGTAAATGGTGAAATGCAATTGAACTCGCTCGAATCGTTAAGTTAGTTGTGGTGGACGAGTCTCTGGAAAGTGAAGACAGGGATTCAAACGAGATAATCAGTCAGATGAAATTGACGCTATACGGAAAAGGCTTTGCAGACACTGCTTGGACGATTTGGTTGCTTCCGCCGTTTCGAACGAGGAGACGTGAATTACGTAGGTTCAGGCGGTATCGGCATCAGTGTGACAGCCGTACCGAACAGACTTAAGCATTTTTCTGGAAAACGCCTGTCGAAGTGTACGCCTGCTCAGGTATTGCACGGCTCGGCAGTCCAATTTCCTTTCCAATCCCGTAAGCCTGGACGGTCGTGTGTGGAATCAGCAGCGGCCGGTAAGCACTCCGACCTGCTGAATCATGGCATACGTTGCCCGAACCGAACAGTCGCTCTCCGCAGCCTGTTTGGCTTGCCTTGTCAGAACTGTCCATTGCTGTTGCGTCATGGAAGCCGCCAATTCAACGATTTTTGGAACCAGCTTCGCCATCGGCTGTCCAACGAACGTTGAAAACAGGTCAGCCGACGTATCGATGCGTCGCACTCGTCGCACTTTCACGGATGTGCGAACGTGGCGTTTGTGGGTCGTAAATGTCATGGCTCTGCTCCGTTTTACTGGCTTGTTCTGGACGATTGACGGCGACAGATTTTTGTGTTGTGCGTCGCCTACAATGATCAGACCGGCACGGCCCCCGGAGTTAAGCCGCGATTAAGAAAAAAGAAGCAAGAAGTGACCAGAGTCTGGCGTGTCCCCACGCCACTTGCGTCAGATCTGATCTCTGCAGGAACACAAGCTCCTTCGTTGATTTTGCTACTTCACAGAATCGCAACGCTGAGTCCCCGATAGCCCCGGCCGAAATTGTGAACAAAGCAGTCTAGACAGTGTACATCTCGTCAATCGAAACTCTCCTGTTACTTGCTGGATACTCCGTCGCTCCTGCCGTCCTCGAAGATTTATCCGCATCAGACGAACAGGGCGCTGTTTCGCCGTTCTTCTGTTTTTCATTCCTCTTTTGCTCTGCTGGTCTTTACTATTTCAAGCCCTAGACCTACGGCTGACTGGCCCGTTGTTTCGCATCAATCGTTCGAGAGAACTGCAATGATCACATACCGATTCTGCACTCAATTCGCAGTTCTCGTTCTGCTCTGGCTTCACTCATTTGCAGTGGCTCAAGATGCAAAACGAGAGCTGAACGCCCCCAGAACAGACGGAAGCGCGTCCCAGCCGAACGAAACCGATGGGACAAAGACTTTGGGCTTTCTGGAAAAGCTGCTCGGACAACATCACGCTGAAAGCGAGCGGCGATGGAACGAAGCTGTTCGCTTGCGGGAAAATGGACAACTCGACGAGGCAACCCGTAAGTTTGAACAGCTTCTGAAGTTTGATCGAGCGAATCACGGCGAGGATTCTGTGGCTCAGGTTGAGTCACTGGGTGAGCTTTGCACGATTGCGGACGACAAAGCTGACTACAAAGCCTTGTTGAATTATCGCGAACGCCAGGCCGTCGTTGCAAA
This DNA window, taken from Fuerstiella marisgermanici, encodes the following:
- a CDS encoding caspase family protein — its product is MKTCITSFLCIGLVGSTLLLETAVGDEPEELASARRSGNLRVLLVGVSRYPSLDKRQHLKGPPNDVHLIDALLSRKFADRIVSQQILTADKAPNMQPTRSNIEREFTTLIEEAQPDDQIFIMMAGHGSQQPDDAADPDETDGKDEIFLPQDIGKWKKESSTVENAISDDVIRGWLTEIRKKGAFVFFVADSCHSGTIARGDSAVSRDVDPTELGVPAAVEHDSEGDSDIKETIVEPQAAGVVALYAAHSHELAYEAPIPKATSKKHGWLSWALCESLENSSGKLSYADLARKIQWVYEQNGWTSSHPLIEGTDLDIEVLGTTDLSKPARPRLDSRDTPWTISGGLLQGITEDSVLAVIDDRQRTVGHVRVTQEGSVASEVEAVEFEGSPKVDAIASGLECAIVRRDLGLPDLRVAINTSRCSSYSDAIRRSLADRIAGMKLGDAPVAVDLVANRADAQILIVCGDDQLLLASIADVELDLTADTAGVDDAVSPRDGAQWMQTTPAGLSDDLRRIIAALNLRAMAGSNSGTDSRTVPQIAIEIGTKVKRRVSRTETKTLTEAKELRNQDKVSITLKNAGLIPADVTVLYVSSDWSIKSFFPDPRSPGTHNRLMPNERPIALPEIKIDDSTIGLEDLIVIAVHSDSVQPVNFAFLEQVGLPVAQRRGHGRDLASRGPKEPPHPLDALLKGRMSGASRGAVTSKLGQYAIQRHSWTVTK